The Halalkalibacter krulwichiae genome has a segment encoding these proteins:
- a CDS encoding FbpB family small basic protein, with translation MRRVRKLSFEELVRENREKLMNDKEALDRIEERWEKRRSAVKQIEL, from the coding sequence TTGAGAAGAGTCAGAAAATTGTCATTTGAGGAATTAGTTAGAGAAAATCGGGAGAAGTTAATGAATGATAAAGAAGCACTGGATCGCATCGAAGAACGGTGGGAAAAAAGACGTTCTGCAGTAAAACAAATTGAGCTATGA
- a CDS encoding acid-soluble spore protein N, with the protein MKSTKSHFAQFRPDHLGMQPVKSKANNGKKMAQKSNEQPDYIPQKDNTKNPGVYTSGFSFVFFKKLSMKNACQSKE; encoded by the coding sequence ATGAAAAGTACAAAGTCACATTTCGCACAATTCCGTCCAGATCATCTTGGAATGCAACCTGTCAAATCAAAGGCAAATAACGGAAAGAAAATGGCCCAAAAAAGTAATGAGCAACCTGATTATATTCCCCAAAAGGATAATACGAAAAACCCTGGAGTTTATACTTCGGGGTTTTCTTTCGTGTTTTTTAAAAAGTTGTCGATGAAAAATGCTTGTCAATCCAAAGAATAA